Genomic DNA from Triticum dicoccoides isolate Atlit2015 ecotype Zavitan chromosome 4B, WEW_v2.0, whole genome shotgun sequence:
TGCTCATCGTTTTCGATTTCAGGGGCAGAAGCCGCTTATTGCTACTTGAGCTTGCATTGGGTCCATCCAATCTTTTCCGGTACTCTTTCTCGAGCTCCTCGAGACTACTGTTCACCTGCAAGTAAAGATCAAGTGTACCTCGATTATCAGTATCAATCTTGGGACTGCAAATTTCAAGTCTCTGATCATAAGCAAACGCACAAACATACTACTCCTTCTACCATGTGTGATACAGCAGCCACAAACCACCAAACAATAGAAATAGGATAAATAATATCCCACAAGCAAGAACTCACAAAACCATGGACATACTAatattgccatctcatttgcttcaTAAAACAGTTTATTACCTTAAATGAGAAGGCAAGTGGAAATAATGTATCAGGATCAGTTGCCTCATCTGGAAAATATCTCAAGGAATGCAGAAGTTCCTCAAAAGGCAATTTGACCTGACAGAAAGGTAACTTCAGCGATTCTTTAAAATATGTCTTTCAAGCAGAAGCAGCACAGCACACCAAGAAACTTACCAGGTCATCATGGCAGAATCTCAATAGACCCAATCCAACTTGGAAAACAACCTTGATACCCTGTAAGTAGGATCGAGTCAATGATCAGCAAAAGCAAGTAAATCAGATACAGTCAGTTGGTTTAATACGTGGATATACAAAATAGGTATAAGAATAGTCATATGAAAAAACCATGCGCATTCATGTAAAAATAATAATTGGACACAAAAGGAGTATAATAGAAATGGCAACAAAATCTCACGTCTTACTAGGAAACTATTTGAGTAGGACCTCACAACCATGTGTTAGCTACATTCAACTGTTTGCAACATATAAATACTCTGCAATATTACATACATATTCCCTAGAAATAGAATGCTTCTCTATGGCTGTTCAAAAATTGATTCTGTCTGGTTCCTAAATTCACACTGCACTCCATCTGAAAATTAACATTTAAGGTGCATACAGTCACTGAAAGGAACCAAAGCCCCAAAAGAACTCCCATATTGATAATATTTATCTATACATGTACATCATACTCCACAATTGCTGCATGTTATATTTGGCGAAACTAGAAGTAATAATGGCTATAGAGGTCCAGATATAAGGAGCGATTGTATAGAGTATACCACTACATATACTGCCCTTAATAAAGTTCTTCTGAAAAAAGTCCTAAAAAGAGTAATGCTGATGTAAAACCTGTAACCATACCGTATATGAAGCAAACATGTTTGAAAACTCGGTAAAACACAACTCAAAACTCATAAGCTCAGGTAAACACGAAACATAAAACACAGGATGGACAAGATTCTTACCTCATACAGGAAGACATCCCAAACTCTAAGAGTCATATGGAATGGGAAGGAATACGAGAAAACTGTGATAAACCATTGGCTTGCATACATGCTTGGATTTATCATTTCTTCAATAAAATGCTGTCCCAACTTTGGCATGTGCTCTTGAACTAATTTCTCGAATTGAAACAGATATTGTTGCACAAGCGGCAAACCGGCCTGTTGTAGGAATGTAAAGAGTAAGATTTGTTAATTAATAATTCAGAATATGCAGATTTTTTCTAGAAAATGTCACTTCAGTGTTGCATGTATTCCAAAGCTAAGTGCTCAAACTAAAGATAACTGCTGCTGAACAAGTGGAAAATTCCGGTTTAATAGTTATAATATCAAACTGAGAAAAACAAATTATAGTAGAAGCTGATGATAAGCATGACGCAAACACTCTGGAATTTATTGAACCAAAAATCTGAAAGAAAAAGCTCTCATTCATCACTCTGAAGTTCAGGTTTCTAATGGTGATTTGAGTTGTTTGCTCATTGGAAAGTAAAAATCGCCAAAGAAGTTCAATCACGGAATCACCTGATACAAGCCTTCCATTGGAGCATGGACAGCTCCTTTTAGCAAAGCTACTATTAACCAAAATGCATCCTCCTCGCTCATATAAAGAAGCAGCAACCCAGCTATAAATCCCATTCCCTGCAAGACCGCGCAAAAGTAATAGCATGTTAATCCAGGGAATATGTTCAACCCTATATAATACGTTGACAGGCTGAAAACGAACCTGCACATATCCAACATCCCTATCATAAACAGAGTATGCTTTTAAAACATTATACAGAGATCTTTGACCTGGGCCATGTCTCTGTTGGAAGAAAATATGCGAAGGAAATGTACGCGATATATCACGAATAATTTCCAATTCTGATGTTGATGTCTCGTATATGACCAAAGTCTGTCCAAAGAAAATATAGGTTATATAAAAACAATCAGTCAAGCCTGGAATAAGTGCAATAGAGGCACGTGCGCAAAGTGCAGCAAATTATGAGAATGTGTATGATCTACGGTGAGTAATTTCCTTATAAAATACGTAACCTACAGAGCTTAACTATCCTGTTTTCCTCCAACACATGTAAATTATATGAAAGCAGCACAATATATAAGGTACGGCAAAGGAATTCTATGATGCTCCCCTTCTGATCACTACTAAATTAATAAGAATAAATATTTTTGTTATCAGTCATCACTATAAGAGAACCCCAACAAGGCCACAGAAATGCCTAATAATTCAAACACAAGGATGGTTATGAGTACCTCATAAACCCCAGGATTCATTAGCAAGAGGTCCCTGCTGCCTGAAATCAACTGCCAAACAAGTCCTCTGAGACAATCAGGAATTCCTTTCCTTATTCTTCTCTTAACCACATGAGGATTCCTTCTAACATAATGCCTCCAGTCACTACCACCAGTACCTATCATCTTCCTCCACTTTCTTATCCTCCTTTCCTCCCTACAATAAACCAAATTTTTAGCCCGCGAAACAAATTGCTTAGAGAAAAGAAGATTTAGATAAGCAAACTAGGATGGCACGTGTGACAACATGGTGCCAGAGTAACATAGTCATAaacaagatactccctccgttccaaaatacttgtcgtggttttagttcaaattgacTAAAACCAACCATGacaagtattttggaacaaagggagtagtAAATACCAAGTATACTTTATCGTCCAAGCAAGTCAAATATATGACAACCATTTCCACAAGATTTGCTTAAAAGGCCCATGCATAAGCATAAAAAGGTAATTAATCGAGGAGATTCACTGGCTCCAACTTATCAAATAGATGAGCATATGGGGACTGTAAGTACAACTGAAGACCCCTGATCATACCTTCCGCGTTCATGTGTGGGTCTGCTTTTCAGAATCCCCTCCGGAGAGTTGCTTTGTTCCGTCTTTATAAAGCCAAATCTGTCGACAGGCCGAGAAGGAGCCGGTCCAGGTTCTATgtcatcgacatctttcttcttatcCATCTTATTGATTACTCGAGGATACCTTCACTACATTGCAAGAAATACACCATGTCACTAATTTTCACAACGAGAATATCAAATGCTCGGCTAAACAATAGATGTATGAAGGCTATTGAGCCATCCTACTAACACAGTCTGAACAAAAATCAAGCTATGCTAGCAACCAATAGTTTAAGCGCAAGCAATATCTGCCCGCCGGGTGGGCGTTGGGCATGGACGGGGTCAGTTGAACCCTGAGAAACTTGAGAACGAACTTGCTGACATTAACGGGTAGTATTAAATACAATGCGCATCCTATGAATGGAAAATGGGGTCAACCGAGATCAAACAAACGAACAAACGAACGAACAAAGGATTGCATTAGCAGATACCACATCCATCCGCCACCTTATTGCTCACGAATATAGAATGCTGCAAACGAATCTGTCCAAGCGGGCCAGGGGAATTCCTTACCGTGGGTGGTGGGTGGATCGTGGGCGAGAGCCCTCGTCGGCGACGGGCGGGGGGGAGGCCGGATTCGCGCAGATCACGCGAATCTGGAATCGGGCGACGGCAATGACCCCTGCGCCGGTGGCGCTGCCGGCCGTCCTTGCCCGGTCGCCGGGGCCGGCCGGCGGGGAatcagggcgagggcgagggcgaagcCGGGACCGGGAGCGTGGCAGCGTGTCCGGGGGAAGGGGTGCGCGGTGGTGGACGGCACGGCACGGGGACGGGGGCAGCTGTGGAGGGGGGAGCcggcgccgaggaggaggaggaggaagaagaggcagcagATCTGATCACATCCGACGCGCACGGTTTGGCTGGGTCGCACGAACCACCCGTCGCCTGCGCGCTCACAAAAGGAAAAACAACGATTTTTTTCGATTTCCAGGGCGTGCAGGCcgcacatgcacgcacgcacgagCCTACCCATGGGAAAGAAACGATGACGCGTACACAAGGGTTAGGCATAGTGAGGGCCATGTTTTTCAAGGGGGATTCAATCAACAAGTTAAAATGGTTAGGTTTGAAACTTAACATGATACTAGTTGATAGTATGAGCATCCTCTTTATTTAACTTATTACAATCGGCGTTTTCGTGACACAATGTTTCTCGGGCAGATTGGGCTATTAAGTCTGGATCGGCCTCGCGGAGAAGTCTAGCTTCGCCAACCCTAATACTCTTGCATGTGAGAACCAAAGCTATGCGAAGATGGGTAGTAGCATTCTAGGATAAGGACGGGATGCATCCCGGTATAAAAGTGTATCGGCCTGTTCGGATTAGTGATGAGTTGATGACACATGCAAGTATTCGGACGGTAGACGCTGGATATGATATGATGCGCTGGGACTTCGGCTTGACAAAGGAACCCTACGTACATACCCCAGCTCTTCTTGGTTCGCGGATTTTTCGTTTTCGAAGATTAGTAAAGTAGGAAGATGGAATAGCATCTTTGAGTGAGTTAGGCATAGTGAGGGCGGCGTTTTCTTTCCATTGATGTTCTGGAGTTGATGTTGCACCCTTTCATCTCCTCTGTAGAGCTTGACATGTTGCCCATTTTTGGAGATCTTTTTACGAAATTGCAATTGAGTTGGTGAGCACCCCATAAATAGACTCATTCCCAAAGAGGTCATGATTATATAATAAAATGACACCATTTATACATTAAATATTTTCTTGTTTTCTGTCCTTCTTGAATCATGACATCTTTATTGACTCTAATCAATGTGTAACATTGTACCACCTACTCTTTTCAATCTCCCACCTACCTCTCCCCTTCTTAATTCTTTCCGTCCCCATAATATAAACTTGAAAGTGTGAAACGAAATAAAACGGGTAGAAACGGCCAAAGGTAAGGATGAGTCAAAATACTACTAGCGTTGGAGTGTTCATTGTTTCTTCACATTTTCACTTTCCCGATTTCTATGTCCATGGGCATGGGAGGCATCCAGGAAAAAGTAATACAGCACAACCCTCAGACACCTCGACCATAGTCAGCCGCTCGAGGGAAGCACAAAGGAAGTCGTGCAGGAGGCTCTTGATAGACGAACAGAAAAGCCATGGCGAGCTGGGGGAGGGTCAGCCAAAGGGTGCAGATGGACCGGTCAGGGGGAAAGGGCCCAGGGATGAAGGCGATGTAAGATAGGAAATGGAGAGGATGTGGTTTTGAATAGGTTACCTGGACGGGGGACGACGACAATCGTGTCCTTGCCAACATCCATGCAGACCAGAGAAGCTTCAAGGTCGCCACCAAGGGGCAGAGTAGTGAACGGGGTCAGGTGGTGGAGGTCAGCGCGGTGCTGGACCTCTGGCGGCTGGTGGGATCTGTGTAGGGGAGGCTAGAGCAGCAGTGAGAGAGGCAGGTCTCCGTTGTCGCCACGAGAGTCGTGAAGTTCATGCTCTCGGGATACATGGAAATGTTGCCTTCTTTTCTCTAGTGACTTTTTCAATTGGTGTGCATAAGCATAGGAGTCACCAAGACACACATATCCGCATGTTCAGAATGGTGATACATGCTACTGTCCAAGCTGCAAACATTGTGAGACAATTGGACTTCAACTTGGCAAAGATGCCCGAGAAATAGTTCAAAGGTTAGAGAGGCACAAACATGGGTTTTGACATCTTAGAATTTAGGTCCTTTCATCTTTGTAGATGACACTAACAATACTTTATTATTGATGAGTACATGAGCATGAAGTAACATTCTTTCTACCAAATACATGTGGACTTTTTTACCAGTATTTCAACTATATGAAGGGTTAGGCATAGTGAGAGCGCAGTTATTGAAAGGGATTAGCAAGTTAAAAGGGTTAGCTTGAAAATTAATACGACAATTGATAGTACGTGCATCTTCTTAATTTACAATTGACATCATCGTGGCACGACGTTTGTCGAGTGGATTGGGCTATTAAGTCCAGATTGGCTACATGGACAAGTCTAACTTAATCGGACATAATATTTTGTTAGAACTAAATCTACATGGAAATCGTTTGAGTACTCAACGCAATTTGCATTTCTAAACTATTGTGTGCATAAGGATGGGATGCATCCGGATATAAAAAAATATCGATCTGTTCAGATTAGGATGAGTTGATGACACATGCAAGTGTTCATACTGCGGATGGAATAACATCTTTGAGTGAGTGTCACGAGGTGTTTTCTTTCTATTGACGTTCTGGAGTTGATGTTGCACTCTTTCATCTTCTCTGTAATGCTTGATATGTCGTCCATTTTAGGAGATCTTTTATGAAAATGCAATTGCGCACCATAAGTAGACTCATTAGAGAGGAGGATGTGATTATAAAATGGCACCCTTTACACATTAAATATTTTCTTGTTTCCCGTCCTTCTCGAATCATGACATTTTCACTGACTTCGATCAATACACATTGTACCGCCTACTTTTCTCAATCTACCACCTACCTCTCCCCCTTCTTAATTCTTTCTGTCCCCATTATATAAACTTGAAAGTGTGAAACAAAAGAAAAGGGGTAGAAAGGGCCAAAGGCAAGGATGAGTGAAAAATACTACTAGCGTTGGAGTGTCCATTGTTTCTTCACATTTTCACTTTCCCGATTTCTATGTCCATAAGCATGGGAGGCATAGGGAAAAAGCAACGCAACACAACCCTCGGACACCTTGACCATAGTTAGCCACTCAAGGGGAGCACAAAGGAAGTAGTGCAGAAAGCTCTCCATAGACGAACGGGGAAGCCCTAGAGAGCAGGGGGGGTCACCTAAAGGGTACAGATGGGATGATGAAGGCGATTAGAGATTGGAAATGGAGAGGATGTGGTTTTGGAATAGGATACCTGGACAGGGGACGACAATAATCGTGTCCTTGCCAGCATCCATGCAGActagagaagcttcaggatcgccaCCAGGGAGCAGAGAAGTGAACGGGGGCAGGTGGTGGAGGTCATGGGGGTGCTGGATCTCTAGCGGCTGGTGGGATCTGGGTAGAGGAGGCTGGAGTGAAAGTGAAAGCGATAGGTCTCAGTTGTCGCCACAAGAGTCGCGAACCTCAAGCTCTTAGGATACACAGAAGTGTAGCCTCCTTTTCTCCAGTGACTTTTTCAATTGGTGTGCATAAGGACGGTAGTCACCAAGACACACATGTCCGCATGTTCAGaatggacgagacttgcctgctccccgcgcgtgtgcccatccgtgctcccgcgtatgtggcttgatttgattggaacaaaataaggcctgGCCCCGCCCCCTTAAAAtcaaggggggagatgattagattagaaaggaaaaaggaaaaaagacatgcgtaggatgaagtgggagcatggggatggagcaggcaagccggatccgttCAGAATGGTGATACATGCTATTGTTCAAGTTGGAAACATTGTGAGACAATTGGACTTCAGCTTGACAAAGGATCCCGAGAAATAATTCAAAGGTTGGAGAAGCACAAACATGGATTTTGACACCTTAGAATTTGGATACTTTCATCTTTGTAGATGACACTAACAATATTTTATTTTTGATGAGTACATGAGCATGAAGTAACATTCTTTCTACCAATTACACATGGATTTTTTTACCGGGATATCAACTATGAAGGGTTAGGCATAATGAGCGCGCAGTTATTGAAGGGGATTAGC
This window encodes:
- the LOC119294690 gene encoding EVI5-like protein, whose amino-acid sequence is MDKKKDVDDIEPGPAPSRPVDRFGFIKTEQSNSPEGILKSRPTHERGREERRIRKWRKMIGTGGSDWRHYVRRNPHVVKRRIRKGIPDCLRGLVWQLISGSRDLLLMNPGVYETLVIYETSTSELEIIRDISRTFPSHIFFQQRHGPGQRSLYNVLKAYSVYDRDVGYVQGMGFIAGLLLLYMSEEDAFWLIVALLKGAVHAPMEGLYQAGLPLVQQYLFQFEKLVQEHMPKLGQHFIEEMINPSMYASQWFITVFSYSFPFHMTLRVWDVFLYEGIKVVFQVGLGLLRFCHDDLVKLPFEELLHSLRYFPDEATDPDTLFPLAFSFKVNSSLEELEKEYRKRLDGPNASSSSNKRLLPLKSKTMSRAVSQVLSISNVGKK